A section of the Rhizomicrobium sp. genome encodes:
- a CDS encoding P-II family nitrogen regulator, with amino-acid sequence MKKIEAIIKPFKLDEVKEALQEVGVQGITVTEAKGFGRQKGHTELYRGAEYVVDFLPKVKIEIVVDEGRVEASVEAIQKAARTGRIGDGKIFVLNVEEAIRIRTGETGADAI; translated from the coding sequence ATGAAGAAGATCGAAGCGATCATAAAGCCGTTCAAACTCGATGAAGTGAAGGAGGCGCTGCAGGAAGTCGGCGTCCAGGGCATCACGGTGACGGAAGCCAAGGGCTTCGGCCGCCAGAAGGGCCATACCGAACTGTACCGCGGCGCCGAATACGTCGTGGATTTCCTGCCCAAGGTGAAGATCGAAATCGTGGTCGACGAGGGCCGGGTCGAGGCCTCGGTCGAGGCGATCCAGAAGGCTGCGCGCACGGGCCGCATCGGCGACGGCAAGATATTCGTCCTCAATGTCGAGGAAGCCATCCGCATCCGCACCGGCGAGACCGGCGCGGACGCCATCTGA
- a CDS encoding HAMP domain-containing sensor histidine kinase, giving the protein MGFGQQLRVRRSADVRVLNAQLDLVAGAMRTTRFTSPLWALALAWLGSDGFGYLGSRPFEQAILLPIIVSITMFLASNIVSFYQMTTAGQTDYEAVRPWFARMTVLQVVISTIWGLVPWLLWDPASQLNHIFLAGATLAMLSTLIVSRATHMDMFLACLAPISAVAALRFAFGDSMLDYGTALVIPAFAAQLFFDGRRLARRVDEDARLRFQVEDLARELEETRDEALRKRFEAETANASKTAFLANMSHELRTPLNAILGFSEIIAQECFGPVGSQRYKEYAGDIHSSGAHLLSLINDLLDVAKIEAGKMEIAPHPLDARRTFDIALKLIGAKARERQQTLAIEVDPAAPPLYADERALKQILINLCSNAVKFTPEGGRITVRAELARCGGFQISVQDNGPGIPREKLDKIFTPFSQVDNRYDRQAGGTGLGLALVRGLAELHGGRAWLESEPGKGCCAYVVLPAVQPDAKQDGEVVAA; this is encoded by the coding sequence ACCTCGCCGCTCTGGGCGCTGGCGCTGGCCTGGCTCGGCTCCGACGGCTTCGGCTATCTCGGCAGCCGCCCGTTCGAACAGGCGATCCTCCTGCCCATCATCGTGTCGATCACGATGTTCCTCGCCTCCAACATCGTCTCGTTCTACCAGATGACGACGGCCGGCCAGACCGACTACGAGGCGGTGCGCCCGTGGTTCGCGCGCATGACCGTGCTTCAGGTCGTCATCAGCACGATTTGGGGCCTGGTGCCCTGGCTCCTGTGGGACCCGGCGAGCCAGCTCAACCACATCTTCCTCGCCGGCGCCACGCTCGCGATGCTCTCCACGCTGATCGTCAGCCGCGCCACGCACATGGACATGTTCCTCGCCTGCCTCGCGCCGATCTCGGCGGTGGCGGCGCTGCGCTTCGCGTTCGGCGATTCGATGCTCGACTACGGCACCGCGCTGGTCATCCCGGCCTTCGCGGCGCAGCTCTTCTTCGACGGCCGTCGCCTCGCGCGCCGCGTCGACGAGGACGCCCGCCTGCGCTTCCAGGTCGAGGATCTGGCGCGCGAGCTGGAGGAGACCCGCGACGAGGCCCTGCGCAAGCGCTTCGAGGCCGAGACCGCGAATGCCTCCAAGACCGCTTTCCTCGCCAATATGAGCCATGAACTGCGCACGCCGCTGAACGCCATCCTCGGCTTTTCGGAGATCATCGCGCAGGAATGCTTCGGGCCCGTCGGCTCGCAGCGCTACAAGGAATATGCCGGCGACATCCATTCGTCCGGCGCGCATCTGCTCAGCCTGATCAACGACCTGCTCGACGTCGCCAAGATCGAGGCCGGCAAGATGGAGATCGCGCCGCATCCCTTGGACGCGCGCCGCACCTTCGACATCGCACTCAAGCTGATCGGCGCCAAGGCGCGCGAGCGCCAGCAGACGCTCGCCATCGAGGTCGATCCCGCAGCCCCGCCGCTCTACGCCGACGAGCGCGCCCTCAAGCAGATCCTGATCAACCTCTGCTCCAACGCGGTCAAGTTCACGCCCGAAGGCGGTCGCATCACGGTGCGCGCCGAGCTCGCGCGCTGCGGCGGCTTCCAGATCTCCGTGCAGGACAACGGCCCCGGCATCCCGCGCGAGAAGCTCGACAAGATCTTCACGCCGTTCAGCCAGGTCGACAACCGCTACGACCGCCAGGCCGGCGGCACGGGCCTCGGTCTTGCGCTGGTGCGCGGCCTCGCCGAGCTGCATGGCGGCCGCGCCTGGCTCGAGAGCGAGCCGGGCAAGGGCTGCTGCGCCTATGTCGTGCTCCCCGCGGTCCAGCCCGACGCCAAGCAGGACGGCGAAGTCGTCGCCGCGTAG
- the glnA gene encoding type I glutamate--ammonia ligase: MANSPASILAMIKAKEVKFVDVRFTDPRGKWQHVTFDLSMVDEDFLTNGTMFDGSSIAGWKAINESDMTLVPDLDTAVIDPFFAQTTLVIICDVVEPTTGQRYGRCPRSIAKAAEKYVNASGVGDTTYFGPEAEFFIFDDVRFEVGMNKGYYYLDAMEGAYNTGTEYEQGNLGHRPGVKGGYFPVPPVDSAQDMRGEMLAIMGDMGIQPEKHHHEVATAQHELGFKFNTLTKCGDYMQIYKYVIHQVAAAYGKSATFMPKPIYGDNGSGMHVHQSIWKGGKPLFAGSGYADLSDTCLYYIGGIIKHAKAINAFTNPLTNSYKRLIPGFEAPVLLAYSSRNRSASCRIPFSASPNGKRVEVRFPDPGANPYLAYASMLMAGLDGIENKIHPGDPMDKDLYALPPEELKLVPTVCGSLREALENLDKDRGFLKKGGVFSDDFIDAYIELKMGDVYAFEHTPHPVEFKMYYSV; encoded by the coding sequence ATGGCAAATAGTCCGGCAAGCATTCTGGCGATGATCAAGGCCAAGGAGGTCAAGTTCGTCGACGTGCGGTTCACCGATCCGCGCGGCAAGTGGCAACACGTGACCTTCGACCTTTCCATGGTCGACGAGGACTTCCTGACGAACGGAACGATGTTCGACGGGTCGTCCATCGCCGGATGGAAGGCGATCAACGAGTCGGACATGACGCTGGTGCCCGACCTCGACACGGCGGTGATCGATCCGTTCTTCGCGCAGACCACGCTCGTCATCATCTGCGACGTGGTCGAGCCGACCACGGGCCAGCGCTATGGCCGCTGCCCGCGCTCGATCGCCAAGGCGGCGGAGAAATACGTCAACGCGTCGGGCGTCGGCGACACCACCTATTTCGGCCCGGAAGCGGAGTTCTTCATCTTCGACGACGTGCGTTTCGAAGTGGGCATGAACAAGGGCTATTATTATCTCGACGCCATGGAAGGCGCCTACAACACCGGCACGGAATACGAGCAGGGCAATCTCGGCCACCGTCCCGGCGTCAAGGGCGGCTATTTTCCGGTCCCGCCGGTGGATTCGGCCCAGGACATGCGCGGCGAGATGCTCGCCATCATGGGCGATATGGGCATCCAGCCGGAAAAGCACCATCACGAAGTCGCGACCGCGCAGCATGAGCTTGGCTTCAAGTTCAACACGCTGACCAAGTGCGGCGACTACATGCAGATCTATAAGTACGTGATCCACCAGGTCGCCGCCGCCTATGGCAAGTCGGCGACCTTCATGCCCAAGCCGATCTACGGCGACAACGGTTCGGGCATGCACGTGCACCAGTCGATCTGGAAGGGCGGCAAGCCGCTCTTCGCCGGCTCGGGCTATGCCGATCTGTCGGACACCTGCCTCTACTATATCGGCGGCATCATCAAGCATGCGAAAGCGATCAACGCCTTCACCAACCCGCTGACCAACTCCTACAAGCGCCTGATCCCGGGCTTCGAGGCGCCGGTGCTGCTCGCCTATTCGTCGCGCAACCGCTCGGCGTCGTGCCGCATCCCGTTCAGCGCCTCGCCGAACGGCAAGCGCGTCGAAGTTCGCTTCCCCGATCCGGGCGCCAATCCCTATCTCGCCTATGCATCGATGCTGATGGCGGGCCTGGACGGCATCGAAAACAAGATCCACCCGGGCGACCCGATGGACAAGGATCTCTACGCCCTGCCGCCCGAGGAACTGAAGCTGGTGCCGACGGTTTGCGGCAGCCTGCGCGAAGCGCTGGAGAATCTCGACAAGGACCGCGGCTTCCTCAAGAAGGGCGGCGTGTTCAGCGACGACTTCATCGACGCCTATATCGAGCTGAAGATGGGCGACGTCTACGCCTTCGAGCACACGCCGCATCCGGTCGAGTTCAAGATGTACTACTCGGTCTGA
- a CDS encoding aminotransferase gives MHPADMRFNPVFSSLPTTIFTHMSALAVEHGAINLGQGFPDEDGPLAVREAAARALIEGPNQYPPMKGRVELRRAVAAHAKRFHGLDFDPETQVLITSGATEALTASIMGLVGQGDEIVLIEPSYDSYRPIALAVGATVKSVKLSPPRFRLTEQDLRAVVGPRTRAILINTPLNPVGRVFDREELETLARVVKDTEAVAICDEVYEHLVFDGKTVPPLIALPGMGERCVRIGSAGKMFSLTGWKVGWVAGPRPLVEVVTKAHQFITFTTPTALQLGVAHGIENEIDFTLNLTKDLQGKRDKLAAGIATLGFDVLPCEGTYFLTAGIRDLTNEPDRAFCERLAKEAGVALIPLSVFFDDGKPDHMVRFAFCKKHAVIDDALARLAKYFHAEPRSRRV, from the coding sequence GTGCATCCTGCCGACATGCGCTTCAACCCGGTCTTCTCGTCCCTCCCCACCACCATCTTCACCCACATGTCGGCGCTGGCGGTCGAGCATGGCGCGATCAATCTCGGCCAGGGCTTCCCGGACGAGGACGGCCCGCTCGCCGTCCGCGAGGCCGCGGCGCGCGCGCTGATCGAGGGCCCCAACCAGTATCCGCCGATGAAGGGCAGAGTGGAGCTGCGCCGCGCCGTCGCCGCCCACGCCAAACGCTTCCACGGCCTGGACTTCGATCCCGAGACGCAGGTGCTGATCACCTCCGGCGCCACCGAGGCGCTGACCGCCTCGATCATGGGCCTGGTGGGGCAGGGCGACGAGATCGTGCTGATCGAGCCGTCCTACGATTCCTATCGCCCCATCGCGCTGGCCGTCGGTGCCACGGTGAAAAGCGTGAAGCTGTCGCCGCCGCGCTTCCGCCTCACCGAACAGGACCTGCGCGCCGTCGTCGGGCCCAGGACCCGCGCCATCCTGATCAACACCCCGCTCAACCCGGTCGGCCGCGTCTTCGACCGCGAGGAACTCGAAACGCTGGCGCGCGTGGTGAAGGACACCGAAGCCGTGGCGATCTGCGACGAGGTTTATGAGCATCTCGTCTTCGACGGCAAGACCGTTCCGCCGCTGATCGCGCTCCCCGGCATGGGCGAGCGCTGCGTGCGCATCGGTTCGGCCGGCAAGATGTTCTCGCTGACGGGCTGGAAGGTCGGCTGGGTCGCCGGTCCCCGCCCGCTGGTCGAGGTCGTGACCAAGGCGCACCAGTTCATCACCTTTACCACGCCGACCGCGCTTCAGCTCGGCGTCGCTCATGGCATCGAGAACGAGATCGATTTCACCTTGAACCTGACGAAGGACCTTCAGGGCAAACGCGACAAGCTCGCCGCCGGCATCGCGACATTGGGCTTCGACGTGCTGCCCTGCGAAGGCACCTATTTCCTCACAGCCGGTATTCGCGACCTCACCAACGAGCCCGACCGTGCCTTCTGCGAGCGGCTGGCGAAAGAAGCCGGCGTGGCGCTGATCCCGCTCAGCGTCTTCTTCGACGACGGCAAGCCCGACCACATGGTGCGCTTCGCCTTCTGCAAGAAGCACGCGGTGATCGACGACGCGCTGGCGCGGCTGGCGAAGTATTTTCACGCGGAGCCGCGGAGCCGCAGAGTGTAA